A genome region from Trichosurus vulpecula isolate mTriVul1 chromosome 5, mTriVul1.pri, whole genome shotgun sequence includes the following:
- the REP15 gene encoding rab15 effector protein: MGQKSSQEVTQKDKPDLTAMGDIFSRAVVYAAQKLKDYLGFEDPQSKLYPDSNTLNEIFLIHFVSFCHENGMDEKITTNKMTKNQAMLFGADWIWTFWGSHKEILFQLAVQTLQMSSDLRVESNPCDLLGKEAVLDVCSMGGHRFEKMEEFCNLIGEDCLGLLIIFGVPGKPKDIRGVLLDSIKNEKIQNCLSGEKAVKHFILNTKNCLSTKELLENYMCKSARLNEMGKVYINFL; this comes from the coding sequence ATGGGTCAAAAATCATCTCAAGAAGTGACACAGAAGGACAAGCCTGATCTCACTGCTATGGGTGACATTTTCAGTCGAGCTGTGGTCTATGCTGCTCAGAAACTGAAGGACTACCTTGGGTTCGAAGACCCTCAAAGTAAACTGTACCCAGATTCCAACACACTGAATGAgatctttttaattcattttgttagTTTCTGCCACGAAAATGGAATGGATGAGAAGATTACTACTAACAAAATGACCAAGAATCAGGCCATGTTGTTTGGGGCTGATTGGATCTGGACCTTCTGGGGATCTCATAAGGAAATCCTATTTCAGCTGGCTGTTCAGACTTTACAGATGTCCTCAGACCTCCGTGTTGAATCTAATCCCTGTGACCTGCTCGGCAAGGAAGCAGTATTAGACGTGTGTTCTATGGGGGGACATCGGTTTGAGAAGATGGAAGAATTCTGTAATTTGATTGGTGAGGACTGTCTGGGTTTACTTATCATCTTTGGTGTGCCAGGAAAGCCTAAAGACATTAGAGGAGTTCTCTTGgacagtatcaaaaatgagaaaattcaaaactgcTTATCGGGAGAGAAGGCTGTAAAACATTTTATCTTAAACACAAAGAACTGTCTGTCTACCAAAGAACTGTTAGAAAACTACATGTGTAAAAGTGCTAGACTGAATGAGATGGGCAAGGTTTATAttaattttctctga